A single genomic interval of Dysidea avara chromosome 6, odDysAvar1.4, whole genome shotgun sequence harbors:
- the LOC136259327 gene encoding piggyBac transposable element-derived protein 4-like — MGKYVFEQFWRFLHLADNHLDDKTDKLFKVRPFLDLVMTQFSVQYTLHQPVTIDEAMIPYKGRLTFKQYMKNKPTKWEIKVFVLSDATNGYIYRLQIYTGKNLESSVEVGLCSRVLLDLMTGLDGYHLFTDNYYTGPEVYLELYKRGNNCSTWYDKRYVHFLSTVHVTEAPGVTVRRQNLDGTATDVPCPPLLPDYQQYMRGVDRGDQLIGCYNIGQRSKKWWNKIFIIECSLVNAYILERYAEPSLYHPSSKGRKKRDFLSFCLDVAEQLIGTHTHFEKEVVGNPDMGV; from the exons ATGGGAAAATATGTATTTGAGCAGTTCTGGAGATTTTTACACTTGGCTGATAATCATCTTGATGACAAAACAGACAAACTGTTCAAAGTTAGACCATTCCTAGATCTTGTGATGACTCAGTTTTCAGTCCAGTACACCTTACATCAACCTGTAACAATTGACGAAGCAATGATACCATACAAAGGACGACTTACATTCAAACAGTACATGAAAAACAAACCAACTAAATGGGAGATCAAGGTGTTTGTTCTCAGTGACGCTACTAATGGATACATTTACAGACTACAAATTTATACAGGAAAAAATTTAGAGTCTTCAGTGGAAGTAGGGCTTTGTTCAAGGGTACTACTAGACTTGATGACTGGACTGGACGGGTATCACTTATTTACAGACAATTACTATACAGGCCCTGAGGTTTACTTAGAACTTTACAAACGTGGTAACAACTGCT CCACTTGGTATGACAAGCGATATGTCCATTTTCTTTCCACTGTGCACGTGACAGAAGCACCAGGGGTAACTGTACGCCGACAGAATCTTGATGGCACTGCAACTGATGTTCCTTGTCCACCTCTGTTACCAGACTACCAACAGTACATGAGAGGCGTGGACAGGGGAGATCAACTGATTGGGTGCTACAATATTGGACAAAGATCTAAGAAGTGGTGGAACAAAATATTCATTATAGAATGCTCATTAgtcaatgcatacatacttgAGAGGTATGCTGAGCCATCGCTGTACCATCCATCGTCCAAAGGCAGAAAGAAGCGAGACTTCTTATCATTTTGTCTTGATGTTGCAGAGCAGttgataggtacacacacacactttgaaAAAGAAGTGGTCGGCAACCCCGACATGGGAGTTTAA